Proteins encoded in a region of the Phoenix dactylifera cultivar Barhee BC4 chromosome 3, palm_55x_up_171113_PBpolish2nd_filt_p, whole genome shotgun sequence genome:
- the LOC103719220 gene encoding uncharacterized protein LOC103719220 — protein sequence MDFSTAACSGEKNANDVTNETKEGTKHEMELKDPPNQDDDTLKYGEDYDMKKVNGKVMEQSAGMRNENNTGDVNMEAAITTDDVIRAGGFGARDDISSFLPVAIDSTDFEASLRDARDFEEPQEEISRPGLGWTESMDEKSS from the coding sequence AGAAGAATGCAAATGATGTGACAAATGAAACAAAGGAAGGAACTAAACATGAAATGGAGTTAAAGGATCCCCCAAACCAAGATGATGACACCCTGAAATACGGTGAAGATTATGACATGAAGAAAGTCAATGGCAAGGTCATGGAACAAAGCGCTGGTATGAGAAATGAGAACAATACTGGAGATGTAAACATGGAAGCTGCCATAACAACCGATGATGTCATACGAGCTGGAGGTTTTGGAGCTAGAGATGATATAAGCAGTTTCTTACCTGTTGCGATTGATTCGACTGACTTTGAGGCTTCACTTCGTGATGCACGGGATTTTGAAGAACCGCAGGAGGAAATATCAAGGCCAGGTCTTGGGTGGACCGAATCAATGGATGAGAAATCGTCTTGA
- the LOC120110251 gene encoding uncharacterized protein LOC120110251 produces MAVMARLFVSKKKKMASTILVIYTEMMLMIMSMMAKILETLARVNVRIPREMVYVFDRTLDERVMNRIANLRLMIMESDQICIDQLRMHRRAFWKLCEMLKSISKLEGNRNVQVEEMVAIFLHILGHHSKNRVMQLYFRRSGEIVSRHFNVVLNAILRLHRHLLKNPEPVTERSTDEKWMWFPNCLGALDGTHIRMRVSKKDKPRYRSRKNEISTTVLGVCSQDMQFIYVLPGWEGSAHDNRVLRDAISRRNGLKVSQGNFKSNIAAIFYLHE; encoded by the exons ATGGCAGTTATGGCTCGTTTATTTGTttctaaaaagaagaagatggcaagTACCATTTTGGTAATATACACAGAGATGATGTTGATGATAATGTCAATGATGGCCAAGATTCTTGAAACCTTGGCACGAGTAAATGTTAGGATTCCTAGGGAAATGGTGTATGTTTTTGATAGAACACTTGATGAGAGGGTGATGAATAGAATAGCTAATCTTAGACTTATGATAATGGAGAGTGATCAAATTTGTATTGATCAACTTAGAATGCATAGGAGGGCATTTTGGAAGCTTTGTGAAATGCTTAAATCGATTAGCAAATTGGAGGGGAATAGAAATGTTCAAGTGGAAGAGATGGTTGCAATATTCCTTCACATCCTAGGCCATCACTCAAAAAATAGAGTTATGCAATTGTACTTTCGTAGATCGGGTGAGATAGTAAGTAGGCATTTTAATGTTGTCTTGAATGCTATCTTGAGGCTACATAGACACTTGCTAAAGAATCCTGAGCCTGTCACAGAAAGATCAACAGATGAGAAATGGATGTGGTTTCCG AATTGTCTAGGTGCATTGGATGGTACCCATATTAGAATGCGGGTCTCGAAGAAGGACAAACCTAGATATCGgtcgagaaagaatgagatttcTACCACTGTACTTGGCGTTTGCTCACAAGATATGCAGTTTATTTACGTGCTACCTGGATGGGAGGGGTCAGCACATGATAATAGAGTCCTTAGGGATGCCATTTCTCGTAGAAATGGATTAAAAGTTTCGCAAGGTAATTTTAAGTCTAATATTGCAGCTATTTTTTACTTACATGAGTAG
- the LOC103719219 gene encoding uncharacterized protein LOC103719219 — MAGEWRGSWNGEQSYRYKEGGSRGTKSWRPPHAPGSEVPSVPLWEKKFCMHVGAIPWKRFCENKKFMGLYKNVIQWDDSAALEAFQSAKARFYAEYNGFHCNIPLPDPDLYIDEVDQDAIVDPDLVADLDEPPPAPADVYNTPTNGWDSFIFTDKPVPASGWGDAEDPVPSNKKTGEHSSANWDAYIEQIRPSGWGNASETYCSSWDIKNDSGTAWVCSGGVWGKGVVQDKPLVYGTDNYWDNWRRNPCGTWENRNSEPNRRNGRKRNGGGRFGSRYTKPKYQVDGYQSNNSWTDCRGRNRTNYPCQNTVYAKQPLAM, encoded by the exons ATGGCCGGGGAGTGGAGGGGGTCGTGGAACGGGGAGCAGAGCTACCGTTACAAGGAGGGAGGCAGCAGAGGGACTAAATCTTGGAGGCCGCCCCATGCCCCTG GATCTGAGGTTCCATCAGTTCCTTTGTGGGAGAAGAAATTCTGCATGCATGTGGGTGCAATTCCATGGAAGAGGTTCTGTGAAAACAAGAAATTTATGGGTCTGTATAAGAATGTGATACAGTGGGATGATTCAGCTGCTTTAGAGGCTTTTCAGAGTGCAAAGGCCCGGTTCTATGCAGAGTATAATGGTTTCCATTGTAACATCCCTCTGCCTGACCCAGATCTGTATATTGATGAAGTTGACCAAGATGCTATTGTCGATCCTGATCTGGTGGCAGATTTAGATGAACCACCTCCAGCCCCTGCTGATGTGTATAATACTCCAACTAATGGCTGGGATTCCTTTATCTTTACAGACAAACCAGTTCCAGCTTCTGGGTGGGGTGATGCAGAGGACCCTGTCCCTTCAAATAAGAAAACTGGTGAGCATAGCTCTGCAAACTGGGATGCTTATATTGAACAAATAAGACCCAGTGGATGGGGGAATGCATCTGAGACCTACTGCTCAAGTTGGGATATAAAGAATGATTCTGGCACTGCATGGGTTTGCAGTGGTGGAGTTTGGGGCAAGGGAGTTGTGCAGGATAAACCATTGGTATATGGGACTGACAATTACTGGGATAATTGGAGGAGAAATCCATGCGGAACTTGGGAGAACAGGAATAGTGAGCCAAATAGAAGAAATGGAAGAAAGAGAAATGGAGGTGGTCGGTTCGGTTCAAGATATACGAAACCTAAGTACCAGGTGGATGGTTATCAGTCAAATAATAGCTGGACTGATTGCAGAGGAAGAAATAGGACAAACTATCCATGTCAGAACACAGTATATGCTAAGCAGCCCCTGGCTATGTAG